A part of Quatrionicoccus australiensis genomic DNA contains:
- the fliP gene encoding flagellar type III secretion system pore protein FliP (The bacterial flagellar biogenesis protein FliP forms a type III secretion system (T3SS)-type pore required for flagellar assembly.) has product MLKRGLVLFALLVPTTLAIAQVGGLPALTSSPASGGGTTYSLTIQTLLLMTALTFIPAVVLMMTGFTRIIIVLSLLRHAMGTQTSPPNQVIVGLSLFLTFFVMSPVLEKVYTDAYVPLAENKINVMQAADRAAIPMRGFMLKQTRESDLALFAGIAKIDKIEKPEDTPLRILVPAFVISELKTAFQIGFIVFIPFLVIDMVVASLLMSMGMMMMSPVMVALPFKLMLFVLVDGWHLVIGSLIQSFGT; this is encoded by the coding sequence GTGCTTAAACGGGGGCTCGTTCTTTTCGCACTCCTGGTACCGACCACGCTTGCTATCGCGCAAGTTGGCGGCCTGCCGGCGCTGACCAGCAGCCCGGCATCAGGCGGTGGCACCACCTATTCGCTGACAATCCAGACACTGCTGCTGATGACGGCGCTGACCTTCATCCCGGCCGTGGTGCTGATGATGACCGGTTTTACTCGCATCATCATTGTCCTCTCCCTCCTCCGGCACGCGATGGGAACCCAGACTTCGCCTCCGAATCAGGTGATTGTCGGGCTATCGCTGTTCCTGACCTTCTTCGTCATGTCCCCTGTGCTCGAAAAGGTCTATACCGATGCCTATGTACCACTCGCCGAAAACAAGATCAACGTCATGCAGGCAGCGGATCGAGCTGCCATTCCGATGCGCGGCTTCATGCTCAAGCAGACCCGCGAGTCAGACCTGGCATTGTTTGCCGGCATAGCCAAGATCGACAAGATAGAAAAGCCCGAAGACACACCGCTGCGCATCCTGGTACCCGCTTTCGTCATCAGCGAACTGAAAACAGCTTTCCAGATCGGTTTCATCGTCTTCATTCCCTTTCTAGTCATCGACATGGTGGTGGCCAGTCTCTTGATGTCCATGGGTATGATGATGATGTCGCCAGTCATGGTTGCTCTACCGTTCAAACTCATGCTTTTTGTGCTGGTTGACGGTTGGCATCTCGTCATTGGTTCACTGATTCAGAGTTTTGGCACATGA
- the fliO gene encoding flagellar biosynthetic protein FliO, with the protein MRILLLLLPFSVHAAEAVNTGVSASTYLQAGLALVLIVGILFGTAWMARKVSGGKGFGQGNMKVIGGVALGPRERIVLVEVGEDWLVIGIVPGQIRTLHRLPKDSQTTDKQGSADDKPFAQWFKTVAERGNDSA; encoded by the coding sequence TTGCGCATCCTTCTCCTGCTGCTTCCTTTTTCCGTCCACGCGGCCGAAGCCGTCAATACAGGCGTTTCGGCCAGCACCTACCTGCAGGCAGGGCTCGCCCTGGTGCTGATCGTAGGCATCCTGTTCGGCACAGCCTGGATGGCAAGAAAGGTATCCGGAGGCAAGGGATTCGGCCAGGGCAACATGAAAGTCATCGGTGGCGTTGCACTCGGCCCGCGTGAGCGCATCGTTCTCGTCGAGGTTGGCGAAGACTGGCTGGTCATCGGAATTGTTCCCGGCCAGATTCGCACACTGCACAGACTGCCGAAAGATAGCCAAACAACAGACAAACAAGGCTCTGCAGACGACAAGCCATTTGCCCAATGGTTTAAAACGGTTGCCGAGCGAGGTAACGACAGTGCTTAA